The proteins below are encoded in one region of Populus alba chromosome 2, ASM523922v2, whole genome shotgun sequence:
- the LOC118049888 gene encoding uncharacterized protein isoform X2, whose translation MDWSSWLLRSVSRSGDDSENSQNPNQQIPKPAGGGGGEGGGEEEQLGVTQQLIDHVKSFTIDTFKNFPLRDEATPSSTTTSSNVQRDLSEWQERHATLVLSKAKELSHLRFMLCPRHLKERQFWMIYFMLVKSHVAEYELHAIRLAKLKRMAIENEEPSNTIGFEVEMAETKQSANLAPPTS comes from the exons ATGGACTGGTCCTCGTGGCTTCTACGCAGTGTTTCAAGAAGTGGTGATGATAGCGAAAACAGCCAAAACCCAAATCAACAGATACCAAAACcagcaggaggaggaggaggagaaggaggagggGAGGAGGAACAGCTAGGAGTCACGCAGCAATTGATCGATCATGTAAAGTCCTTCACAATTGACACTTTCAAGAATTTCCCACTccgag ATGAGGCAACTCCTTCTTCAACGACAACATCGTCCAATGTTCAAAGGGATCTCTCTGAATGGCAGGAGCGACATGCTACACTTGTTCTTTCCAAAGCCAAG GAGCTTTCGCATCTGAGATTTATGCTTTGCCCTCGTCACTTGAAGGAGAGACAGttttggatgatatattttatgcTCGTCAAGAGTCATGTGGCTGA ATACGAGCTGCATGCCATACGACTGGCTAAGCTTAAAAGGATGGCAATAGAGAATGAAGAACCTTCAAATACGATTGGATTTGAAGTTGAAATGGCAGAAACAAAGCAATCAGCGAATTTAGCTCCTCCAACTTCATGA
- the LOC118049888 gene encoding uncharacterized protein isoform X3 — MDWSSWLLRSVSRSGDDSENSQNPNQQIPKPAGGGGGEGGGEEEQLGVTQQLIDHVKSFTIDTFKNFPLREDEATPSSTTTSSNVQRDLSEWQERHATLVLSKAKELSHLRFMLCPRHLKERQFWMIYFMLVKSHVAEKSLVEMEHIQVYLPKQQGENKSTTILAIRAACHTTG, encoded by the exons ATGGACTGGTCCTCGTGGCTTCTACGCAGTGTTTCAAGAAGTGGTGATGATAGCGAAAACAGCCAAAACCCAAATCAACAGATACCAAAACcagcaggaggaggaggaggagaaggaggagggGAGGAGGAACAGCTAGGAGTCACGCAGCAATTGATCGATCATGTAAAGTCCTTCACAATTGACACTTTCAAGAATTTCCCACTccgag AAGATGAGGCAACTCCTTCTTCAACGACAACATCGTCCAATGTTCAAAGGGATCTCTCTGAATGGCAGGAGCGACATGCTACACTTGTTCTTTCCAAAGCCAAG GAGCTTTCGCATCTGAGATTTATGCTTTGCCCTCGTCACTTGAAGGAGAGACAGttttggatgatatattttatgcTCGTCAAGAGTCATGTGGCTGA AAAATCTTTAGTGGAGATGGAACATATTCAGGTCTACTTACCTAAACAACAGGGTGAAAATAAAAGCACAACAATATTAGCA ATACGAGCTGCATGCCATACGACTGGCTAA
- the LOC118049888 gene encoding uncharacterized protein isoform X1, with translation MDWSSWLLRSVSRSGDDSENSQNPNQQIPKPAGGGGGEGGGEEEQLGVTQQLIDHVKSFTIDTFKNFPLREDEATPSSTTTSSNVQRDLSEWQERHATLVLSKAKELSHLRFMLCPRHLKERQFWMIYFMLVKSHVAEYELHAIRLAKLKRMAIENEEPSNTIGFEVEMAETKQSANLAPPTS, from the exons ATGGACTGGTCCTCGTGGCTTCTACGCAGTGTTTCAAGAAGTGGTGATGATAGCGAAAACAGCCAAAACCCAAATCAACAGATACCAAAACcagcaggaggaggaggaggagaaggaggagggGAGGAGGAACAGCTAGGAGTCACGCAGCAATTGATCGATCATGTAAAGTCCTTCACAATTGACACTTTCAAGAATTTCCCACTccgag AAGATGAGGCAACTCCTTCTTCAACGACAACATCGTCCAATGTTCAAAGGGATCTCTCTGAATGGCAGGAGCGACATGCTACACTTGTTCTTTCCAAAGCCAAG GAGCTTTCGCATCTGAGATTTATGCTTTGCCCTCGTCACTTGAAGGAGAGACAGttttggatgatatattttatgcTCGTCAAGAGTCATGTGGCTGA ATACGAGCTGCATGCCATACGACTGGCTAAGCTTAAAAGGATGGCAATAGAGAATGAAGAACCTTCAAATACGATTGGATTTGAAGTTGAAATGGCAGAAACAAAGCAATCAGCGAATTTAGCTCCTCCAACTTCATGA